CTCAGCAGCTCCGCGACGCGCTGACGCAGGATGCGCTCGGCGTCGGCGACGATAGCGCGGACGATGTCACCGGCTGGCTCGGCTGTCGCGATCAGGCCGACCGCGACACCAGCACTGACATCGACGACATCAGGATCGTTGCGCTGTGAGGCGTCCTCCAGCTCGCGACGCAAGTCCGAGCGCCGGGCGGCGATCTCATCCGTCCGGCCATCCCAGGTTGTGTTGAACGGGTTGCGCAGGACGCGGTCTGCGATGCCTTCAGGGAACGTCGCGCCACGCACCTGGTCGTAGACGTTCGTCCGCATGGTGTCATCAGCGGACGCCGCCAGCACTGCCTGCTGCTCGCGTTCTCCACCGGCCCACTCCTTGCTGGCGACGAAGCGCGTTCCCAGCCAGCAGCCGGTCGCGCCCAGCAGCAGCGCGGCGGCGAGGCCGCGACCATCGCCGATGCCACCGGCTGCGACGACCGGGATGTCTCCGACGGCATCAACGACAGCCGGCAACAGCGCCAGCGATCCAGCCGTGCCGGTGTGCCCGCCGGCCTCAGTGCCCTGCGCAATGACGACATCCACCCCGGCCTGAGCCGCGCGCGTCGCCTGGGCAACAGTCTGGACCTGCGTAAAGATGAGCACACCACGCGCGTGGGCAGGCTCGACCCAGGGGGTTGGGTCGGCAAATGAGTGGTTGATCGCAACCACGCGCTCATCCAGCGCGACCTGCACGAGGTCATCGACACCCGGGAATGACGAAATGAAGCCGACGCCGAACGGGCGATCGGTCATCGCGCGCACGGCGCGGATCTGCTCGCGAAGCCAGTCCGCCCCACCGGCGCTCGTGCCGCCAAGCATGCCGAAGCCACCGGCCTGCGACACGGCGGCGGCGAGATCAGCAGTGGCCGTACCGCTCATCGGCGCGTTCAGCACTGGATAGTCGATACCCAGCAGAGCATTCAATCGTGTCGACAGCATGTATGTCTCCCTCATCTGCCGCAGATTCACCTATTCGCAGCACTCAGACGCAGCATCGCGGCGATACCAACCGCCGGGCCGAATCCCAGCAACGCGAACGCCCACCGCCAGCCAACGATGTCACGCGCGAACGGGATCAGCCAGATCGTCGTCACAGTCAGCGCAAATCCGACCGCGAGCTGGAGTGTCAGCGCCGTGCCAACAAAACGCTGGTCGGCGTGCTCGGTGACGAGCGCAGAGAACTGCGCCGAATCCGCTACGACAGCGAAGCCCCAGATCAGGCCGACGCCGAAGATGAGCGGCAGCGGCGCATGAACGAGGAACCCGATGATGAGCGCGCACGCACCGGAAACCGCCAGCGAGTAGTTGATGATGAGCGGTCTCTGCCAGCGATCGGCGATCAGACCGACGACGATGCAGCCGACCGCACCGACGCCGATGACGGCAAACGTCATCAGCGATGCCGATCGTCCCGGATCGCTCCAACCGCGCTCGTTGAGGACGGCGAGGATGAAGGCCGAGAACCACGCCCACATCGCATACAGCTCCCACATGTGTCCGAAGTAGCCAAGTGATGCCAGACGCACGCCGCGATTGGCGATCGTCGCGCGGATCTGGCGTGGATCGAAGACGCCGCGTGGGAACGGATACGGGCCTTCCGGTATGAGCGCGGCCAGCGCGCCGCCGATGAGCGTCAGCGCGGAGGTCAACGCAACAACGAGATGCCAATCAACCCCGCCGATCCCATTGATGAGATGCGGCGTCGCCGAACCGAGGGTGACTGCGGCGGTAATCGCGCCGAGTGCGGCACCGCGGCCGGAGCGATACCAGGTCGCCAGTGCCTTGAGCGCCGGTGGGTACACACCGGCCAGCCCGATGCCAGTCACGAAGCGCAGTGGCACGGCCAACGCGGGACCGTCCGCCAGCAACAGCACGGCGTTGGCCGTGGCTGCGAGGAATGCGCCATACAGCATCAGTCGCTGCGGCGGCACGATGTCCGGCAGGTTGAAAGCGGCAGCTATGAGCGACCCGACCACGAACCCAAGCTGGACGGCGATAGTCAGCAACGAGCCGGTCAGATCTGACACACCCCACTCGGTACGCAGTTGCGGTAGAACCGCCGTGGCTGAGAACCATGTCGTCATCCCTAACAGCAGGGCACAGGAAATCGCTGCCAACGCCAACCCTGGTCTGGTGGGACGCGGAGTAAGAACCGGGACGGTGGTCGACACGCTGGTGCTCCGTCGCATCGAACTGCAGGATCAGGGTGCAGAGCCGGGGCGTTACCAAAACGGGACTGCACACAGCATACTGCGTTGACCGCTCCATTGAACCGCGCTGCACCGAGCACCCAAACTGGCGCGAGCGAAGATGTCCTCAACGTCGCACCAACGAGCCGATCCGTTTCGCGCGCTAGATATATCGCTCCAGCTTCTTCTTCGTGACCGTCTCATCGCTATCGACCAGGCGCTTCTGCTTGTCGCTATTGGTCGGCAGCCCGTTCGGCAGGATCACGTCCCTGAAATGCTTGCCCTCCTCCAGGAACAGGTGCGGCTGGTCACGGAAATCCGGATCGTCCTTGAAATCAATCAGGTAGAACTCACCCTTCGAGAAGGTCTTCTGCTTCTTGTGATCGCTGTCAGATTTGACCAGCAGTGGACTCTGCTGGCCCTCGACCCAGGCAAACCAGTCATCACCATTCAACACCAGAATGCGGTTGTCCTTGGTCGTCTCAAACAGCTCGTAGTCACCGTGCATCTGAACCTTCGCGCTCATGAGCGCCTCCTTTCAGTGTGCGCAGACCCTTCGTGGGTCTGCTTCAAACCCGGCAACACACGTGCCAACACCTCGTGACAAGCGTCACAAAACGGGCTACTCTGTCGGAGCCGCTCGGCGGTGGTGGCCGATGCGGATGCACGATTTGAAGTAGATGGTGGGGCAGATGACCGCACAACAGGGTGAGCGCCAGATCGATGTCTCGCGCTTCCACACGTTCGACGAGCTGACGAGCCTGCTGCAGGGCCTCGTCGCGTCATACCCGAAGCTGGCGACGCTGGAATCGATCGGCCAGTCGCACGAGGGCCGCGACATCTGGCTGGTCACGATCACAAACCAGGAGACCGGCGCGGCGGACGACAAGCCGGCCATGTACATCGACGGCAACATCCACGCCGGCGAAGTCACCGGCTGCAATGTCGCGCTGTACACTGCCGAAATGCTGCTGAGCGGTTACGGTAGCGACGCCGACATCACCGAGCTTCTCGACACGCGCACGTTCTACATCGCGCCGCGCGTCCAGCCGGACGGTGCGGAGCTGTATCTCACGACGCCGTACACGCTGCGCTCGTCGGTGCGCGAGTGGCCGGGCGGCGATCCCGACGATGGCCTGACGCCGGAGGACATCAACGACGACGGGCTGATCCTGCAGATGCGCGTCAAGGACCCGAAGGGCGAGTGGCGCGTCTCCGAGCACGACGACCGCCTGATGGTGAAGCGCCAGCCGGACGAGCTGACCGGCGATTTCTACCGCCTCTACACCGAGGGTCTGCTGAACGACTACGTCCGTGGCCCGATCAAGCTGGCACGCCCCAAGTGGGGGCTGGATCAGAACCGCAACTGGCCGTCAAACTGGACGACGCTGCAACGCGGTGGTGGACCGTTCCCGCTCTCCGAGCCGGAGACGCGCGCCGTGGCGCAGTTCGTCGAGTCGCATCGCAACATCGTCATTCTGCAGAACTACCACACGATGGGCGGCGTGCTGCTGCGCTCCCCATGCGCCGTCGGCGATAGCGCCATTCCGCCGCGCGACATGGAGACGTACCAGAAGATGGGCCAGATCGGCGAGCGCATCACCGGCTATCCCTGCACGCCGGTCTACGACGCGTTCCCCGAGCTGGACGACCGCGGGCGACGCAATACATCCGGCGGCTTCATCGAGTGGACTTACGATCACCTCGGCATCTTCTCCTTCGCCACTGAGCTGTGGGACCTGCAATCCCGCGCCGGCATCGAGAAGCCGGCCAAGGACCCGATGCGCGTCGTCCGCGAGCAGACCGAGGACGACGGCCTGAAGCTGCTGAAGTTCAACGACGAGCAGCTCGGCGGTCGGTGCTTCGTGCGCTGGAGCGAGTTCGAGCACCCGCAGCTGGGCATCGTCGAGATCGGCGGCTGGAAGCTGAAGGAAGTCCGCCAGAACGCGCCGTCCGAATTCCTGCTGGATGAGTGCGAGCGCAACGCCGCGTTCTCAGTCCGCCAGGCGGCGATGACACCCAAGCTGGCGATTCAGGACGTCGAGGTCGAGAAGATCGCCGACGATGCGTTCGTCATCCGCGCGCTCGTCGTCAACGAGGGCTACCTGCCGTCGTACGGCAGCGAAATGGCTCAGCGAGCCGGAATCGCCAAGCCGGTTGAGGTGCAGATCGAGGGTGCCGAGCCGATCATCGGCAAGAAGAAGCAGGTCATCGGCCACCTGCAGGGCCGTAGCGCCGCTCGCGGCATGATGTTCGCCTTCGGTGCCGGCAAGGTCGAGAACGAACGGCTGCTCGAGTGGCTCGTCCGCGGCACCGGCGAAGTGACGATCACCGCCACGTCGCAGAAGGGCGGCACTGTCCGGGAGACGGTTTCGCTGGCCTGATCGCCAACTGACGCAGCAGACGCGCCCCGCTGTCACGCACCGCCGTGAGCGGGGCGCGCGTTTGCCAGCATCCGCAGCGTGATCGATTCGAGCTCGGCGTAGCTGACGTCCTTGTGCAGGCAGTGGTCGACAACCGCCGCCATCGCGGGCGACAGGTGCTCCGGGTAGAGGCAGAGCAGTACGATCGCTGCGCGCGGAGACGCGGCGCGCAGAGCGCGAACGACATCGACCGCATCAGGTGTGCGGGGCGCATCGAGGTAGATGATCGCCGGGCTCTCCGCGCGAGCGATCGGCAGGGCGTCTGTCGCTGATCCGGCAGTCCAGACCGGACCAACACCGGGAATGTCGTCAATCAGCATCCCCAGCGCCTCGCGGCAATCTTCGTCGGCATCAATCAGTAGCACCGGTGCCGGTGCGGATTTGGTGATGACGATGCATGGCTCGTCTCCAACGGCCAGGTAGTGTCGTGCAATGCGGTAGTTCATCGTCATCATGGGCCATCCGTTCGTGATCTGGCGACATCGTTGTCGCCTGCTGGCGCTTCATCGCGTCGGTACACCGTCGTACCATGCACTCAGGTTAGCGGAGGGCCGCGCGGCGGGCATCGGTGAAACGGTCGGATACATAATGTTCGTTCGGACAGTCCAACAGGACAGGTAGGGCAGTGCAGGACACGCCACACAGCAACGAAGTGAGCCGCCTACTCGCTGAAGGCGGGCCAATCGACGACTGGCCGATGCGCGAGGATGCCGCGCTTTTCGCCTATCAGCAGA
This Thermomicrobiales bacterium DNA region includes the following protein-coding sequences:
- a CDS encoding nitronate monooxygenase, giving the protein MLSTRLNALLGIDYPVLNAPMSGTATADLAAAVSQAGGFGMLGGTSAGGADWLREQIRAVRAMTDRPFGVGFISSFPGVDDLVQVALDERVVAINHSFADPTPWVEPAHARGVLIFTQVQTVAQATRAAQAGVDVVIAQGTEAGGHTGTAGSLALLPAVVDAVGDIPVVAAGGIGDGRGLAAALLLGATGCWLGTRFVASKEWAGGEREQQAVLAASADDTMRTNVYDQVRGATFPEGIADRVLRNPFNTTWDGRTDEIAARRSDLRRELEDASQRNDPDVVDVSAGVAVGLIATAEPAGDIVRAIVADAERILRQRVAELLS
- a CDS encoding MFS transporter, which codes for MSTTVPVLTPRPTRPGLALAAISCALLLGMTTWFSATAVLPQLRTEWGVSDLTGSLLTIAVQLGFVVGSLIAAAFNLPDIVPPQRLMLYGAFLAATANAVLLLADGPALAVPLRFVTGIGLAGVYPPALKALATWYRSGRGAALGAITAAVTLGSATPHLINGIGGVDWHLVVALTSALTLIGGALAALIPEGPYPFPRGVFDPRQIRATIANRGVRLASLGYFGHMWELYAMWAWFSAFILAVLNERGWSDPGRSASLMTFAVIGVGAVGCIVVGLIADRWQRPLIINYSLAVSGACALIIGFLVHAPLPLIFGVGLIWGFAVVADSAQFSALVTEHADQRFVGTALTLQLAVGFALTVTTIWLIPFARDIVGWRWAFALLGFGPAVGIAAMLRLSAANR
- a CDS encoding M14 family metallopeptidase; amino-acid sequence: MTAQQGERQIDVSRFHTFDELTSLLQGLVASYPKLATLESIGQSHEGRDIWLVTITNQETGAADDKPAMYIDGNIHAGEVTGCNVALYTAEMLLSGYGSDADITELLDTRTFYIAPRVQPDGAELYLTTPYTLRSSVREWPGGDPDDGLTPEDINDDGLILQMRVKDPKGEWRVSEHDDRLMVKRQPDELTGDFYRLYTEGLLNDYVRGPIKLARPKWGLDQNRNWPSNWTTLQRGGGPFPLSEPETRAVAQFVESHRNIVILQNYHTMGGVLLRSPCAVGDSAIPPRDMETYQKMGQIGERITGYPCTPVYDAFPELDDRGRRNTSGGFIEWTYDHLGIFSFATELWDLQSRAGIEKPAKDPMRVVREQTEDDGLKLLKFNDEQLGGRCFVRWSEFEHPQLGIVEIGGWKLKEVRQNAPSEFLLDECERNAAFSVRQAAMTPKLAIQDVEVEKIADDAFVIRALVVNEGYLPSYGSEMAQRAGIAKPVEVQIEGAEPIIGKKKQVIGHLQGRSAARGMMFAFGAGKVENERLLEWLVRGTGEVTITATSQKGGTVRETVSLA